A section of the Alkalihalobacillus sp. LMS39 genome encodes:
- a CDS encoding stage V sporulation protein S: MEILKVSAKSTPNSVAGALAGVIRERGAAEIQAIGAGALNQSIKAIAIARGFVAPSGIDLVCIPAFTDIQIDGEERTAIKLIVEPR, encoded by the coding sequence ATGGAAATATTAAAAGTTTCAGCAAAATCTACACCTAATTCAGTTGCAGGGGCTCTAGCTGGAGTAATCCGAGAAAGAGGCGCAGCAGAAATTCAAGCCATTGGAGCAGGAGCACTAAATCAATCAATAAAAGCAATTGCAATTGCAAGAGGTTTTGTAGCCCCTAGTGGTATTGATTTAGTTTGTATACCCGCTTTTACCGACATTCAAATCGATGGTGAAGAACGTACTGCGATCAAATTAATTGTAGAACCAAGATAA